In one Rutidosis leptorrhynchoides isolate AG116_Rl617_1_P2 chromosome 8, CSIRO_AGI_Rlap_v1, whole genome shotgun sequence genomic region, the following are encoded:
- the LOC139863019 gene encoding uncharacterized protein translates to MADAKEAQNHDNQLVVVATEDMAVRAVNKRYEGLTTVRAKAIKGKGAWYWAHLEPILVRNTDTNDPKSVKLKCNLCDSVFSASNPSRTASEHLKKGTCPNFNSLLKPSSSSSSLPPLICSPNSSHNKRFAEGLNDHHHHHHHQQLHYHHHQHHHQQQHQLLLSGGKDDLGPLAMLEDSVKKLKSPKPLPPGPLLSQTQIDSALNLLTDWFYESFGSVSFSCLDHPKFKAFLNQVGLPDISKQEILFSRLDSKYEEAKLESEVKLKDAEFYQLVSDGWKNKTFGNNDDQGLIKFMINLPNGTTLFRKSFFPGSSVTVPDTYAEEIMWETVTGTCNVAQKCVGIVADKYKAKSLRNLEIRNRWMVNLSCQVQGVSNLIKDFSKDLPLFKNVINNCLKITSFFNNNSQARSILNKFRSQESSFSVVPPLFYCENLQNILNVNLMFENTIASARVLHLVVMDDSFKVVSMEDSFAREVGELIQNMAFWSNIEAINALIKLIRTMVEEIEVERPLVGQCLPLWEDLRAKMKGWCVKFNIHEGVVEKIIEKRFKKNYHPAWSTAFILDPVYLIRDASGKYLPPFKCLTYEQVKDVDNLITRLVSREEAHIALMELMKWRSEGLDPLYARAVQVKQRDPFTGKMKIANPQSSRLVWETILKDFTVLGKIAARLLFLNATSCGFKCNWSFMKWASGQSQLQSRIGLERIKKMIFVAAHAKLKKRQLGNIEEKETEIFGNDDDDMLNEVFVDASTL, encoded by the coding sequence ATGGCTGATGCTAAAGAAGCACAAAATCATGATAACCAACTGGTGGTGGTTGCTACAGAAGACATGGCAGTTAGAGCTGTAAACAAGAGATATGAAGGGCTAACAACCGTTAGAGCTAAGGCTATTAAAGGGAAAGGAGCATGGTATTGGGCACACCTTGAACCCATTTTAGTTAGAAACACAGATACAAATGATCCAAAATCAGTTAAACTTAAGTGCAATCTTTGTGACTCTGTTTTTTCAGCTTCAAATCCATCAAGAACTGCTTCCGAGCATCTCAAAAAAGGAACTTGCCCTAATTTTAACTCACTGttaaaaccctcttcatcatcttcttcattaccACCATTAATCTGTTCCCCTAATTCTTCTCACAACAAACGGTTTGCAGAGGGCCTAAatgatcaccatcatcatcatcatcatcaacagcttcattatcatcatcatcaacatcatcatcagcaGCAGCATCAATTGTTGTTATCTGGAGGGAAAGATGATTTAGGTCCATTGGCAATGTTGGAAGATAGTGTGAAAAAGCTAAAAAGTCCAAAGCCATTACCACCTGGTCCACTTTTAAGTCAAACACAGATTGATTCAGCTCTTAATTTGTTAACTGATTGGTTTTATGAATCTTTTGGTTCTGTCTCATTTTCATGTCTAGATCATCCCAAGTTTAAAGCTTTTTTGAACCAAGTTGGTCTGCCTGATATTTCGAAACAAGAAATCTTGTTTTCTAGGCTTGATTCTAAATATGAAGAAGCAAAATTGGAATCAGAAGTTAAGTTAAAAGATGCTGAATTTTATCAACTTGTTTCTGATGGGTGGAAAAACAAGACTTTTGGGAATAATGATGATCAGGGGTTGATTAAGTTCATGATTAATCTTCCTAATGGCACCACATTGTTTCGAAAATCTTTTTTTCCCGGTAGTTCAGTAACGGTTCCGGATACATACGCCGAAGAGATCATGTGGGAAACTGTTACAGGTACATGTAATGTTGCTCAAAAATGTGTTGGCATAGTTGCAGATAAGTATAAAGCGAAAAGCTTGAGGAATTTGGAAATTCGAAATCGTTGGATGGTTAATTTATCTTGTCAAGTTCAAGGTGTTAGTAATTTGATCAAGGATTTTAGTAAAGATTTACCTCTTTTCAAGAATGTTATTAATAATTGCTTGAAAATTACtagtttttttaataataattctcAAGCTAGGAGTATTTTAAACAAGTTTCGGTCACAAGAGTCGAGTTTTTCTGTTGTTCCTCCCCTTTTTTATTGTGAAAACTTACAAAACATTTTGAATGTCAATTTAATGTTCGAAAATACAATAGCAAGTGCTCGGGTTTTGCATTTAGTAGTAATGGATGATTCGTTTAAAGTTGTATCAATGGAAGATTCTTTTGCTAGAGAAGTTGGAGAATTGATTCAAAATATGGCGTTTTGGAGTAATATTGAGGCGATTAACGCTTTAATTAAGTTGATTAGGACCATGGTTGAAGAAATTGAGGTTGAGAGACCGTTAGTAGGACAATGTCTTCCGTTATGGGAGGATTTGCGTGCGAAAATGAAGGGGTGGTGCGTCAAATTCAACATTCATGAGGGGGTTGTTGAGAAAATTATCGAAAAACGATTCAAGAAAAACTATCATCCTGCATGGTCAACCGCGTTTATACTTGATCCTGTTTATTTAATAAGGGATGCAAGCGGAAAATACCTCCCGCCTTTTAAATGTTTGACTTATGAACAAGTCAAAGATGTTGATAATCTGATTACGCGTTTAGTTTCACGAGAAGAAGCTCACATTGCGTTGATGGAGCTCATGAAATGGAGGTCAGAAGGACTTGACCCGTTATATGCAcgagcggttcaagtcaaacaacgtGACCCGTTTACTGGAAAAATGAAAATCGCAAACCCACAAAGTAGTCGGCTCGTTTGGGAAACGATTTTGAAAGATTTTACGGTACTTGGAAAAATTGCCGCGAGACTTTTGTTTCTTAATGCAACATCTTGTGGGTTCAAGTGCAATTGGTCTTTCATGAAATGGGCATCGGGTCAAAGTCAACTTCAATCAAGAATCGGTCTCGAACGGATCAAAAAAATGATATTCGTTGCAGCTCACGCAAAGCTCAAAAAACGACAACTTGGTAACATTGAGGAGAAAGAAACAGAGATTTTTGGCAATGATGATGATGACATGCTTAATGAGGTCTTTGTGGATGCATCCACACTGTAA